GTGTTGGTGAAGAAAAGGTTGCAGAAGCAACGATTTTAGCTATGCTACAAAATACGTAATATACAAAAGACAGTGTGCATACTGTATAATGCAGCTTAATATCTCATTTTCAAATTTATATACTCGCAGTGGATTAATAAAATTGGATGAGACATTTTTGAATTATATTAAATCATGTGATGAAAGCTTGTTTTGTTCATTAATTGAAGCAAGGGAAAATCAGATTGGTAATAGCCAGTTAATAGTAGACCTCTCATATTTATTTGACGAGTTCATTGCAAAACTTTTCAACATTGAAAAAGAAATAGAAGAGCTAAAGAAAAAACATAATGACTTTGCTGTGATATATAAATGCAAAAGGTTATTTGTCCAACGCTACGCATTGAAGAAATACATTAATGTGGCGAATATAGATATTACTAACAAACTAAGTCATTTTCTCACTTTGCCAACAACAGAAAAAAATTTTGCCGAGCAGGTGATGCATTGGTTTGAAGATAAAGAAAATCACAAAGAAGAAATAGAACTTGCGGCACAATATGCAGTGTGGAGAGTAAAAAATAAACGGAGTATACTCTTTAGTATCCATAGGAAAATTGACCATGAAAATCTCATACCATTTTCTAAAAAAGAAGTGGACAAAGTTGAAGTGCTGTATTCAAATGAAGTAAAAAGACGATATGGTTTTGATCTAACAAGCAAAAAGGTGAGTTTGAACAAAGCATTAGATAACGCTCACTACTGCATATTCTGTCATAAGCAAAATAAGGACAGCTGCTCAAAGGGGCTAATTAATAACGACAATACTTTTAAACAGTCCCCACTAAAAGTTGAGCTGCATGGCTGTCCACTAGAACAGAAAATATCAGAAATGAATCTGGTGAAAAGCGAAGGCTACAGCATAGCAAGCCTTGCAATTGTGATGATAGATAACCCATTATGTGCGGCTACTGGGCACAGAATATGCAATGACTGCATGAACTCGTGCATATATCAGAAACAAGAACCCGTGAATGTGCCAATGATTGAAACAAGGATTTTGGATGATGTGCTTAATTTACCGTACGGATTTGAAATATATTCTCTGCTCAGCCGTTGGAATCCTTTAAATTTTCAGCGTTCATTGCCAAGAGAAAACACCGGAAAAAACGTTCTAGTTGCAGGCCTTGGTCCTGCTGGTTTTAATTTAGCTCATCATTTGTTGAATGATGGGCATAACGTTATCGCTATTGATGGATTAAAAATTGAGCCTTTGATCGATAATTTCCAGCTAATTAAAGATTTCAAACACGAAAAATTGAGTGAACGCACGGCAGGTGGGTTTGGTGGGGTGGCAGAATATGGCATTACTTCTCGGTGGGATAAAAATTACTTAAAAATTATCAGGTTATTACTAGAAAGACGTGAAAATTTTGCAATTTATGGCGGCATTCGTTTTGGTGGCACAATTACCGTGAAAGATAGCTTCAATCTAGGTTTTGATCACATCGCCTTGGCGCTTGGCTCTGGCAAGCAACGAATGATCAAAATAAAGAATATACTAGCTCGTGGAGTGCGTATGGCATCTGACTTTCTTATGTCGTTACAACTGACTGGCGCTCTTAAATTTGATTCTATAGCAAATCTGCAAGTTCGTATGCCGATAGTTGTCATAGGTGCGGGGCTTACTGCGATTGACACTGCCACTGAAGCTTTAGCGTATTATCCAATTCAAGCAGAAAAATTTCTTCTTCGTTATGAGATATTAGTTGATAAGTATGGAAAGGACTGTGTTGAAAAGGATTGGACAGAGGAAGAGCGCGAAATTGCGAATGAGTTTATATCGCACGCACAATTGATCCGAGAAAAGCAAAAGTTAGCGAAAAAAGAGAGTAGAGAAATAAAAATATTAGAGTTAATGCAGAGTCTTGGGGGAGTGAAAGTTGTATATAGAAAAGAGCTAAAAGATTCGCCAAGTTATCGATTAAATAGCGAAGAGGTGCAAAATGCACTGTCAGAAGGGATTTACTTTATTGAAAACTTAGAGCCAGTTGAAGTTGTGACGGATAAATATAATCATGC
This genomic interval from Wolbachia endosymbiont (group A) of Rhinocyllus conicus contains the following:
- a CDS encoding FAD-dependent oxidoreductase, encoding MQLNISFSNLYTRSGLIKLDETFLNYIKSCDESLFCSLIEARENQIGNSQLIVDLSYLFDEFIAKLFNIEKEIEELKKKHNDFAVIYKCKRLFVQRYALKKYINVANIDITNKLSHFLTLPTTEKNFAEQVMHWFEDKENHKEEIELAAQYAVWRVKNKRSILFSIHRKIDHENLIPFSKKEVDKVEVLYSNEVKRRYGFDLTSKKVSLNKALDNAHYCIFCHKQNKDSCSKGLINNDNTFKQSPLKVELHGCPLEQKISEMNLVKSEGYSIASLAIVMIDNPLCAATGHRICNDCMNSCIYQKQEPVNVPMIETRILDDVLNLPYGFEIYSLLSRWNPLNFQRSLPRENTGKNVLVAGLGPAGFNLAHHLLNDGHNVIAIDGLKIEPLIDNFQLIKDFKHEKLSERTAGGFGGVAEYGITSRWDKNYLKIIRLLLERRENFAIYGGIRFGGTITVKDSFNLGFDHIALALGSGKQRMIKIKNILARGVRMASDFLMSLQLTGALKFDSIANLQVRMPIVVIGAGLTAIDTATEALAYYPIQAEKFLLRYEILVDKYGKDCVEKDWTEEEREIANEFISHAQLIREKQKLAKKESREIKILELMQSLGGVKVVYRKELKDSPSYRLNSEEVQNALSEGIYFIENLEPVEVVTDKYNHAESIKLIDTKSGEIKCMKARSIFIAAGTEPNTVIATEDKKHFKLSNGYFTHLNSSGKEIDPIFSPKMQNKDRILVYKQGNKTISFFGDLHPSYSGSVVKAMASAKNGYPIISQLLNRVNSFVSVTPARISESYAQLYECCNVRVTFTKKDVIQVADTEIQKKNAWSSVEDLANKEFFNKIKEQFTAKVIKVQYLTDKVVEIVIKAPLAAKNFKPGQFFRLQNFETNSRKANNTNLAMEGIAVTGTEVDKKKGIISTIVLETGGSTNLCKCFKEGEQVILMGPTGSPTEVY